A single Xiphias gladius isolate SHS-SW01 ecotype Sanya breed wild chromosome 22, ASM1685928v1, whole genome shotgun sequence DNA region contains:
- the LOC120784748 gene encoding gonadotropin-releasing hormone II receptor-like yields MSGNWSVLRLSSLAPPTSSVALPLPNNSQYPPLSDWEAPSFTRAAQFRVGATLVLFLFAACSNLALLASVWRGRRLASHLRPLMLSLALADLMMTFVVMPLDAVWNITVQWYGGDVLCKLLCFLKLFAMHASAFILVVISLDRQHAILHPLDALSAHRRNRRMLLLAWSLSLLLASPQLFIFRAIRVEGVDFTQCATHGSFSRRWQETVYNMFHFTTLYVVPLLVMSCCYSRILLHIHLQHLRDKAGESYLRRSGTDIIPKARMKTLKMTVVIVLSFVVCWTPYYLLGIWYWFQPDMLHVTPEYVHHALFVFGNLNTCCDPVIYGFYTPSFRADLAACCRRTTGGAEASPQSPERLSARQGPHSGAHESDPATNNQAGD; encoded by the exons ATGTCAGGTAACTGGTCAGTCCTTAGACTGTCATCACTTGCTCCACCCACCAGCTCTGTTGCCCTGCCCCTTCCCAACAACTCTCAGTACCCCCCCCTCTCAGACTGGGAGGCTCCCAGTTTCACTCGAGCAGCTCAGTTCCGTGTTGGAGCCACCTTGGTCCTCTTCCTGTTCGCGGCCTGCAGTAACCTGGCCCTGTTGGCTAGTGTGTGGCGTGGCCGACGGCTGGCGTCTCACCTGCGGCCACTGATGCTGAGCCTAGCATTGGCCGACCTGATGATGACATTCGTGGTGATGCCTCTGGACGCGGTGTGGAACATCACGGTGCAGTGGTATGGAGGAGACGTGCTCTGTAAGCTGCTCTGCTTCCTAAAGCTGTTTGCCATGCACGCCTCCGCATTCATTCTCGTCGTCATCAGCCTCGACCGTCAGCACGCCATCCTGCACCCGCTGGATGCTCTGAGTGCGCATCGCAGGAACCGACGTATGCTGCTGCTGGCATGGAGCCTCAGCCTGCTGCTCGCATCACCTCAG ctGTTTATCTTCAGGGCAATCAGGGTGGAGGGTGTAGACTTCACTCAGTGTGCGACTCATGGCAGTTTCAGCCGCCGCTGGCAGGAAACAGTTTACAACATGTTTCACTTCACCACGCTGTACGTTGTCCCCCTGCTGGTGATGAGCTGCTGCTACAGCCGGATTCTGCTGCACATCCACCTGCAACACCTGAGGGATAAAG caGGTGAGTCTTACCTGCGTCGCAGTGGCACTGACATCATCCCGAAGGCTCGGATGAAGACTCTGAAGATGACGGTGGTCATCGTGCTGTCCTTTGTGGTGTGCTGGACTCCATACTACCTACTGGGGATCTGGTACTGGTTCCAGCCCGACATGCTGCACGTCACACCTGAGTACGTCCACCACGCCCTCTTCGTGTTCGGGAACCTGAACACCTGCTGCGACCCGGTCATCTACGGGTTCTACACGCCGTCCTTTAGGGCCGACCTTGCCGCCTGCTGCCGCCGAACGACGGGTGGCGCTGAAGCCTCGCCACAATCTCCGGAACGACTGTCCGCCAGGCAGGGCCCTCACAGCGGGGCGCACGAGTCAGACCCCGCCACCAACAACCAGGCAGGAGACTGA